Proteins encoded together in one Rhinopithecus roxellana isolate Shanxi Qingling chromosome 3, ASM756505v1, whole genome shotgun sequence window:
- the LOC115896518 gene encoding endogenous retrovirus group K member 21 Rec protein-like, with protein MVKRSRSKEFLKEFQELNLSAQRTFTFRTRRAEPPTWGQLKKLTQKAEGVVQQAGQPKTPLTLFLAMLAIVNCQSAGDGVRDQTPNPSEPNM; from the exons ATGGTGAAGAGGAGCCGATCCAAAGAGTTCCTCAAGGAATTTCAGGAGCTGAATCTGAGTGCTCAGAGAACATTCACCTTCAGAACTCGACGTGCGGAGCCCCCGACATGGGGTCAACTGAAAAAGcttactcagaaagctgaagggGTTGTTCAACAAGCTGGGCAGCCCAAAACCCCACTAACTTTATTCCTGGCTATGCTGGCCATAGTAAATTGTCAG TCTGCTGGAGATGGTGTCAGAGATCAAACACCGAATCCCAGTGAGCCCAACATGtga